The region CATGGTTGCGCAGCATCAGCACGCGCTTGTCGCCAAGGTTGGCCAGCAGGCGCTCGCCTTCCTCGGCGCGGACGGTGACGCCTTCGAAATCGTGATAGGCGAGCTGGCCGGCGAAGTTGCAGGCGTAGAAGTTGATCGGCATCAGCCCTTCTTCAAGGCTGCACACTGCCATCGTCTCGGTCGTATGGACGTGAGAGATGGCGTGGGCCCAAGGCAGGTGGCGGTGGAAGTAGGCGTGCTGGGTGAAGCCTGCCTGGTTCACCGGATAGGGGCTGTCGTCGAGCTTGTTGCCGTCGATGTCGATCTTGACGAGGTTTGAGGCGGTAACCTCGCTGTAGAGCAGGCCGAACGGGTTGATCAGGAAGGCGCCTTCCTGATCCGGCACTTTCAACGAGATGTGGTTGTAGATCGATTCGGACCAGCCAAGGTGATCATAGATGCGGTAGCAGGCGGCGAGTTCCTGCCGGGCATGCCATTCGGCATCGCTGCATTCGATATTCGGCCGCAAATGGGTGGCCATGGCGCTCTCCCGCACATATCTGGTTGTTATGTGCAACTTGTATCGCATGACCAGCAACGTGCAAGCCATCGCGCAGATGTTCGCGCCACTGGCGAATGCGCAGGTCAATCTCCCGGCGTTTTCGGAGATCTACCCCGACGCCGAGGCGCCCGTGCTGATCGCGCGCGGGCCGACGCGCAGGCTGGGCACGATGCGCTGGGGCTGGCCTCCTTTCGGCGAAGTGAAGCGCCCGGTGACCAACATCCGCAACCTCGCCTCGCCGATGTGGCGGGCGGCGCTGGAGGACCCGAATCGGCGCTGCCTGGTGCCGGTGACGGCCTTCTCCGAGTGGTCGCAGACGCCCGATCCGGTGACCGGGCGCAAGCGCAAGCACTGGTTTGCGCTGAAGGAGCAGGAACTGTTCGCCTTCGCCGGACTGTGGCGACCGACGGCGGAAGGGCCGCGCTTTGCTTTCCTTACGTGCGAGGCCAACGCCGTGGTCGGGCGGATTCATCCAAAGGCGATGCCGGTGATCCTCGGCACGGCGGAAGCCGCGCATCAGTGGCTGACGGCGCAAGGCGATGCGGCGGCAGCGATGCAGCGCCCCTATGCCGACGCGGCGATGATGGAGATCGATGTGGCGGAAACTGCACCCGCCGCCTCCCCTGCGCCACGCAAGCCGGAGCAGCCCAGCCTGTTCTGACACCTACTTGTGATCATCCTCCCAGCGCCGCAGCACGCGGCGTTCGACCGCGCGGAACAGCGCGTCGAGATCATCGGGTTCGACGTCGAGCGTCTCGTCCCAGTCGGCAAGGACGGCGTCGAGATCTTCGCGGTCATAAGTCACGGTGCGCAAGGGCGCCGGGGATGGTGGCACGACCGGGATGTGCGGCCAGGGGTGCCCGGTCATGGCATTGTAGAGCCACCCGACGCCAGCAATGCCGATCACGTTGAGCGCAAGCGGAGCCAGTGGCCCGGGCAAATGGGCGGCAGGCGCAATCCCGGCCATGGCGCCGAGTATCGCCGCCGCGCCGCCGGGGGATGGGTACAGCGGGCGATGGCCATCACGGCAATCGCACCGCCAACTGCAAGGCTGACGGCCACGGGCGCGCCGATCCCGCCAAGCGCGCAAAGCTTGCCCACGGCCATGCCGACCAGGACCGAGATGAGATTGCCGCCGACGACCGGCCACGGTTGTGCCAGCGGACTGGCTGGCACCGCAAAGACGAGCACGGCCGAAGCCCCGACAGGAGCCATGATCCACGGCAAGCCCTCGCCTGCCGGAACCAGATGGCCGAGCAGCGCGGCAAGCGCGATGCCAAGCACTGCGCCGATCGCTCCCCGCTGCCAGCCCGTGCGGAACCAGCCGAGCCTTGAGGCCCCCGTTGCCGAACTCATTCCCGTCCTCTCCTTGTCGGCCAGTCCATGGCGGTCTAATCGCGTCGGATGCAAGTGTTTGATTTCCGCAAGGCATTCAAGGACGCCAGCCTGCCTTCGGTACGGGCGAGGGTAGCGGCGCTTGGCGGCGCGATCCTGCTCAGCGTCGTGGCGGTCCTGTTCGCGCGGGCGGGCGAGTGGGCGCAGACGCTGTTCGCCGTGCTTTACCGCGTTGCGCCGCTGAGTCCGCTGGTGCTGACGCCGCTGGTCTTTGCAGGCGTGGTCTGGGCAACGCGGCGCTGGTTTCCGGCGGCGCGCGGCTCGGGCATTCCGCAAGTCATGGCCGCCGGACACAATCCGACGGCTGCGGCGCGCGGACCGCTGGTTTCGATGAAGAGCGCGGTGGGCAAGCTGTTTGGCACCACAGCGCTGCTGCTGGTCGGCGGATCGGCGGGACGCGAAGGACCGACCGTGCAGGTGAGCGCGGCGCTGATGGTGGCGGTTCATCGCTGGCTGCGCGTGCCGGTTACGGCAGGCGTGATCATTGCCGGCGGCGCGGCGGGCGTCGCTGCGGCGTTCAACACGCCGCTGGCGGGCGTGGCTTTCGCGATCGAGGAACTGGCTTCGGCCTTCGAGCAGCGGCTGGCGGTGCTGGTCATGGCCGTGGTGATGATCGCCGGTGTGGTCAGCCTCGGCCTGGCGGGGGACTATGTCTACTTCGGCGCGATGGCACAGCGCCTGCCTTTGTCCGACCTGTTCGTGCTGGCGCCGCTGGCAGGACTGGTCGGTGGCGTGCTTGGCGGGCTGTTCTCGCGGGCTCTGATCGGGATGGCGTTTTCGCAGAGCCCGATGCTGCTGCAGGTTCGCGCCCACCCGATCCTTCTTGCCGCAGGGTGCGGACTGGTCGTGGCACTTACCGGGCTTGCCACCAGCGGGTCGAGCTGGGGCACGGGCTATGACACGACCAAGTTGCTGCTGGCAGGGGGCGATGCTTCGCTGCTGTTCGGGCCGGGCAAGTTCGTCTCGACGCTGGCAACGGCGTTGAGCGGCGCGCCGGGTGGCATCTTCGCCCCATCACTGTCCGTCGGCGCGGGCGTCGGGCAGTTGCTCGCTGCGGGCTATGCCGAGGTTGGCCCCGGGGATGCGCCGGGGGCGATCGTGGTGCTGGGGATGATCGGCTATTTCACCGGCGTCGTTCGCGCGCCGCTGACCGCCTCGATCATCATCATGGAGATGACGGCGGACCGGACGATGGTCCCGCCACTGTTCGCAACGGCACTGATCGCCGACTGGGCCAGTGCCAAGGTGTGCAAGCCCAAGCTCTACCACACGCTGGCCAAGCAGTTCGCGCCTGCCGAGTGAGCGAGCTCAAGGGGTTGGAAGCTCTCCACCCGCTGCGACTAGTTCGTCTTCGGCTCGATAAGCCTCGGTCCCTTCCCCCTTCGACAAGCTCAGGATGAGCGGGAAGGGTTGGGCATGGGCAAGCGACATGCACGCCCATGAAAAAAGGGGCCGGTCCGAAGACCAGCCCCTGATTTCGTTCTGCCTTGCGGCAAGAAGCTTAGCGCTTCGAGAACTGGAAGCTGCGGCGGGCCTTGGCCTTGCCGTACTTCTTACGTTCAACGACGCGCGGGTCGCGAGTAAGGAAGCCGGCGGCCTTCACGGCGCTGCGCAGTTCGGGTTCGAACTTCGACAGGGCCTGGGCGATGCCGTGCTTGACCGCGCCGGCCTGGCCCGAAAGACCACCACCCTTGACGGTGCAGACGATGTCGTACTGGCCTTCGCGACCGGCGACTTCGAACGGCTGGTTGATCACCAGACGCAGGGTCGGACGGGCGAAGTAGACTTCCTGATCGCGGCCGTTGACGGTGACCTTGCCCGAACCGGGCTTGAGCCACACGCGGGCCACGGCGTCCTTGCGGCGGCCGGTGGCGTAGGAACGGCCCTGCGCATCGACTTCGCGAGCGCGGATCACGGCAGCGGGGCCGGTGCGGACGGGAGCGGCTTCACCAGCTTCGGCAGGAGCAGCAGCAACCGGAGCGGCTGCGGTCAGGTCCTTGAGGTCGGCGAGGCTCGACACGGTGTTTTCGGTTTCGGCCATGATTATGCACCCACCTTGTTCTTGCGGTTCATCGAGGCGACGTCGAGCGCCACCGGCTGGGTGCCGCCATGCGGGTGCTCGGCACCGGCATAGAGGTGAAGGGCGCGCATCTGCGCACGGCCGAGCGGGCCGCGGGGAATCATGCGCTCAACCGCCTTTTCAAGCACGCGCTCGGGGAAGCGACCACCGAGGACCTTGTCCGCGGTGACTTCCTTGATGCCGCCGGCATAGCCGGTGTGCTTGTAGTAGGTCTTGTTCTTCAGCTTGTTGCCGGTGAACTTGACCTTGTCGGCGTTGATCACGACAACGTGATCGCCGCAATCGACGTGCGGGGTGTAGCTCGGCTTGTGCTTGCCGCGCAGATGGTTGGCGATGACGACGGCGAGACGGCCGACGACCATGCCTTCGGCATCGATCAGATGCCAGTTCTTCTCCACCTCGGCCGGCTTGATCGACCGGGTGACCTTGCTGAGAGCCTTCATGGCTACGGGTTCCCTGAATTCGGTGCGTCGATCCAAGCGGGAATCCGCTGCTTCACGACGAAGGAAGCGCGCCTTTGTTGCAAATGCCCGCCAGAGTCAAGCAAACTGCGGGTTTTCGGAGAGGTAAAATAATACCACTACAAATTCGGTGACCTGCAATCCCCGTCCAGCCAGCCCAGCGTCGCCGCTCCCGCCGCATCGCAGCGCCAGCCTGAAATTGCGGGCGCATCGTAGGGGTGAAGTGCCTCGAGGCGAGCGACGGCCGCGTCCAGCAGTTCTGCGCGGGTCTTGAACAGGACGGCGACTTCGCTGCCCTCGCCGCGCTCGCCGTTCCAGCGGTATAGCGAGCGAACGGCGGGGAGGATGTTGGCGCAGGCGATCAGGCGCTCTTCGAGCAGCGTGTCTGCCACAGCTTCAGCGCTTTCCGCGTCGCCGAAGGTGGACCAGATCAGCGCGGCGGTCATTTCGCAGCGTGTCTCGGGCTGCCGAGGATGTGGGCGCACCATACCGTCGTCGCCACGAGCAGCGCGCCGACG is a window of Novosphingobium sp. THN1 DNA encoding:
- the rplM gene encoding 50S ribosomal protein L13, which encodes MKALSKVTRSIKPAEVEKNWHLIDAEGMVVGRLAVVIANHLRGKHKPSYTPHVDCGDHVVVINADKVKFTGNKLKNKTYYKHTGYAGGIKEVTADKVLGGRFPERVLEKAVERMIPRGPLGRAQMRALHLYAGAEHPHGGTQPVALDVASMNRKNKVGA
- a CDS encoding SOS response-associated peptidase; amino-acid sequence: MCNLYRMTSNVQAIAQMFAPLANAQVNLPAFSEIYPDAEAPVLIARGPTRRLGTMRWGWPPFGEVKRPVTNIRNLASPMWRAALEDPNRRCLVPVTAFSEWSQTPDPVTGRKRKHWFALKEQELFAFAGLWRPTAEGPRFAFLTCEANAVVGRIHPKAMPVILGTAEAAHQWLTAQGDAAAAMQRPYADAAMMEIDVAETAPAASPAPRKPEQPSLF
- a CDS encoding class II aldolase/adducin family protein, whose product is MATHLRPNIECSDAEWHARQELAACYRIYDHLGWSESIYNHISLKVPDQEGAFLINPFGLLYSEVTASNLVKIDIDGNKLDDSPYPVNQAGFTQHAYFHRHLPWAHAISHVHTTETMAVCSLEEGLMPINFYACNFAGQLAYHDFEGVTVRAEEGERLLANLGDKRVLMLRNHGPVVLAQTLQQMFITQWSLQRACEIQMATLSMGRPPIHVGEDVIKVHQRDLSQVSAGGRVGEADFAAWTRRIDRIDRSWRD
- a CDS encoding chloride channel protein, coding for MQVFDFRKAFKDASLPSVRARVAALGGAILLSVVAVLFARAGEWAQTLFAVLYRVAPLSPLVLTPLVFAGVVWATRRWFPAARGSGIPQVMAAGHNPTAAARGPLVSMKSAVGKLFGTTALLLVGGSAGREGPTVQVSAALMVAVHRWLRVPVTAGVIIAGGAAGVAAAFNTPLAGVAFAIEELASAFEQRLAVLVMAVVMIAGVVSLGLAGDYVYFGAMAQRLPLSDLFVLAPLAGLVGGVLGGLFSRALIGMAFSQSPMLLQVRAHPILLAAGCGLVVALTGLATSGSSWGTGYDTTKLLLAGGDASLLFGPGKFVSTLATALSGAPGGIFAPSLSVGAGVGQLLAAGYAEVGPGDAPGAIVVLGMIGYFTGVVRAPLTASIIIMEMTADRTMVPPLFATALIADWASAKVCKPKLYHTLAKQFAPAE
- the rpsI gene encoding 30S ribosomal protein S9 produces the protein MAETENTVSSLADLKDLTAAAPVAAAPAEAGEAAPVRTGPAAVIRAREVDAQGRSYATGRRKDAVARVWLKPGSGKVTVNGRDQEVYFARPTLRLVINQPFEVAGREGQYDIVCTVKGGGLSGQAGAVKHGIAQALSKFEPELRSAVKAAGFLTRDPRVVERKKYGKAKARRSFQFSKR
- the cutA gene encoding divalent-cation tolerance protein CutA — encoded protein: MTAALIWSTFGDAESAEAVADTLLEERLIACANILPAVRSLYRWNGERGEGSEVAVLFKTRAELLDAAVARLEALHPYDAPAISGWRCDAAGAATLGWLDGDCRSPNL
- a CDS encoding HPP family protein encodes the protein MSSATGASRLGWFRTGWQRGAIGAVLGIALAALLGHLVPAGEGLPWIMAPVGASAVLVFAVPASPLAQPWPVVGGNLISVLVGMAVGKLCALGGIGAPVAVSLAVGGAIAVMAIARCTHPPAARRRYSAPWPGLRLPPICPGHWLRLRST